The DNA region GCACTGCTACACGCAGGATCGAAACGGCATAAGAGGGGCGTATGCCCTGTATTGCATCGCATCCAACCTGATGTTGCTGTTCGCGTAAAAGAACCTGAAGGACGCGCCGGGGAAAGGCGTTACGCTGAAGGAGCTGGCGCGGCAGATCTTGGCCGGCATTGGAAACCTCGCTCACCCGTTGCCGATACTCAAGCTTAAACCAGGCCGGCAACTCGCCCTGACGGCACGGGGACCTCGGCAACCGATCATGTGATACCATTGGTTCCCAAGTCGTGGGCTTGGGGAGAGCAGGGCTTTCAGCGGAATCCAGTATGGTAAACGTAGCCATACATGCCCTGAGCCGCGACGTTTCGCAACACGCCACGCCAAGGCCCATTTGCGGAAGTGCTGCCTGGCTTGGCCAGCGAGTTGAGAATCCCTGGACGGGCTAGTATAATTGGAGATAGTTTCAAGAACGATGGGTGCGTGGCCGGAGGTGTGGATATTGGAATCCGTGCGAATCCGCGACATCGGGCAGCATGAAGGCGGCGAAGTGACCGTCCGAGGTTGGCTCTTCAACAAGCGATCCAGCGGCCGCATACATTTCTTGATCATCCGCGATGGCACAGGATTCCTGCAGGCAGTCGCGGTTCGCGGCGAGATGCCCGACGACCAGTTCGAACTGTGCGGTACGATCACCCAGGAGTCCTCTGTAGTGGTGCGAGGGCAAGTCAGGGCGGACGAGCGGGCCATGGGCGGGTATGAGCTGTCCGTGACCTCCGTGGAACTGATCCAGATGGCCTCTGATTACCCCATCACCAAGAAGGAGCACGGGGTGGACTTCCTCATGGACAACCGGCACCTTTGGATCCGCTCACCGAAGCAGCACGCGGCGCTTCTGGTGAGGCACGAGGTGATCCGGGCGGCGCAGGACTACCTCAATGAGAACGGGTTCATACGAGTCGATGCCCCCATACTCACTCCTTCCGCCTGTGAGGGCACCACGACACTCTTCGAGACAGACTACTTCGGTGAGAAGGCTTACTTGAGTCAGAGCGGCCAGCTCTACAATGAAGCGACATGCCTTGCCTTCGGGCGAGTCTACTGTTTTGGGCCAACCTTCCGAGCGGAGAAGTCCAAGACCCGCCGACATTTGATAGAGTTCTGGATGATAGAGCCCGAGATGGCCTACGCGGACCAAGAGGACAACATGGCGGTCCAGGAGGAAATGGTCTCTTTCATGGTCCGGCGGTGTCTGGAGAACCGCGGGCGTGAACTTCGCCTCCTGGAGCGCGACCTGTCGAAGCTCAAGAACATCAAGCCGCCGTTCCCAAGAATCTCCTACGATGACGCAGTCGCCCTGCTTCGCACTGAAGGCCGGGAGTTCCAGTGGGGCGACGACTTCGGTGCCCCGGACGAGACGTTGATATCCGAGAGATTCGACCGTCCGGTCTTCGTCACTGGATACCCAACAAAAGTGAAGGCCTTCTACATGCAACCCGACCCGAACCGGCCCGAGACGGTCCTCTGCGCGGATCTGCTTGCCCCCGAAGGCTACGGGGAGATCATTGGCGGAAGCCAGCGGATTCACGACCCGGATTTGCTAGCTCAGAGAATCCGCGAGCACTGCCTGCCGGAGGCGGCCTATACCTGGTATACCGACCTGAGGAGATTCGGGTCGGTCCCCCATTCCGGGTTCGGGCTGGGGATCGAGAGGACCGTGGCCTGGATCACCGGGCTCGAGCACGTACGGGAGATGATCCCGTTTCCAAGACTCCTGAACAGGATCTATCCATAGCCCTGTGCGGGCCGGAGTATCATGCCCGGGCGGGGAGGAACTGGCGAGCGGGCCCCTCCGTCTAATGTACCGCATTCATCCAACGGGAGGGATTGGCCGATGAAGACACTGGCGCGTCTCGTCGTCTTTGCTTTGGTCCTGGCGACTCTGGTACCGGCGACCACAGGCGCGCAGACCAGTGCCTACGACTACATAGTGAGGGGCGAGCGCTTTCTTGGGCAGGGGCTTGCGGATGACGCGGTCCGCGAGTTCACGCAGGCCCTGAAGCTCGAACCACAGAACACCAGGGCCCATTTCGGCCTGGGGCAAGGTTATGAGCTGCGGTCCGGGATTCAGGGGGTCCTGACCTACCGCCTGGAATGTATGACGGAGCCTGCGTACGTCCGGGCGTATGGATTCCCACCCCTGACTGACCGGGGCTACCAGGATATCGACCAGGCGCTGGCTTCCTATGGGCGCGCGCTCAGCCCCGGGCAGCAGGTGGTTGGCGCCTATTACCGCCAGGGCATGCTGTACTTCGCGAGTGGCAGGGCAGACGACGCCCGGAGGGCACTGGAGCAGGCCGTAGCGGCAGAGCCGTCCAATGTAGCGGCAAGGGTCCTTTTGGCGTATCAGTACCTTGAAGATGGGCAGGCCTCAATGGCTTCCGCACAACTGGACAGGGCCAGGACCGCGGGGGGCGATCCCGGGAACCCGCTCATCCTCGCCGCCATGGGGGTCGTGGAGTTCAGAGCTGGGCGGTTCGAAGCCGCTGATCAGTATTTCTCTCAGGCTCTGGCCAGGTATGATGCTCCCGCGTACATAGAGAAGTTCCTGGGGGATGCCAGGTCGGCCTTGGGAAGGCAAGCCGAAGCCCTCGACGCGTACAGGCGCGCCGCGTACAAGGATCGCACCTTGACCCTCACCCGCGACAGACTGGGCAACGCATACCGGCTCTCGGGCGAGGCACAGGCTGCGATGGATGCTTACACAGAGGCCTCTACGGCAAACCCGAACCTGCTACGGGCGAAGTTCGGCTTGGCCTGTGCGATGCTTGAGTCCGGCAGAGCCGCTGCCGCAGGTCCGGTCTTCGCTGATATCCTGACCTCCCTCCCTGAGTATGGTTCTGACAACGCACTCGTGCTCAGGGCCATCAGTGAGTGGAGACTCGGTGACCCCTCCCGGGCTTTGGCCACCTTGCAGTCTGCGCTCGGGTTGAACCCGGGAAACCGGGTTGGGCAGGTCTACGTGTCTAGGCTCGAGGCGGAGCTGAGGGCTCGAGGGACCTTTCCGACCGGGGTCACCACCAGGTCGGTCACGGTGGCACCGATTCCCGACAAACCCTTCAGTGGTGTCCTGATCAACGGGGGAGTGCAGCACACCAACTCCACCCAGGTCCGAGTCGCAGTCTACAGCCCTATTCCCAACGTGTCTTTCAGCAACGACGGAGTGACCTGGAGTCCCTGGTACTCAAAGCCTGGGGAGTACTGTGAGTTCTCCTGGAACCTGACGCCCGGGGACGGGGTCAAGCAGGTCCAAGTCAAGTTCCGCGACTACTGGGGATTCGTGACCCGTGGCGAATCAGGCACGATAACTCTGGACTCGACTCCCGCTTCCGTATCCATCGGGGTCTCTGACGCACCCGGCGCCAACCCATATTTCCGCGACCGGGTGAGGGTGACCCTGTCGGCAACTGATCCCAGCGGAATCGCCGGGTTCTGGCTCTCTTTCGACGGGGCCGAGTGGCGGTGGTTCGACTGGTACTCCCACGACTTCGTGGTTGCGCTCCCTTCGACCGGGGCCAGCAGGATCTTCCTGTCAGTCGTGGACGGGGCGGGCAACCACGCGTCTGCGGAGGCAGCAATACCGCCGGCGGCGCCTCTGGACACCGTCCCTCCCGAGGGCGGGATCGCTGTCGCCGGGGGAACAGCCGCCATCAATAGCCCGTACGTGACCGCGGCTCTCTGGGCGCGTGACAACGTGCCCGGGCAGCTGGAGATGTCGTTCTCGACGGACGGCAGGACATACGGGCCGTGGGAAGCCTTCGCGGCCACAAAGTACATACAGCTTCCGCCGGGTGACGATACGAAGAACGTGTATGTCAGGTTCCGGGACGCGGCGGGCAACGTCTCGCAAGCCTACGTTGCCAGCATAGTGCTGGATACGAGAGCCCCGCGCATCTACAACGTTCAGGTAACAGCGGTGGGGACCACCTCCGCGGCGGTGTCCTGGTCTACCGACGAACTTGCGGACTCAGCCGTGGAGTTCTGGGCCACTGGATCTCCGGACCGGGTGAGCGGCACCGACGTGACCGGCGTGCACACCATATCCCTTGCGGGCCTCAGGCCAGGCACGACCTATGGTTTCAGGGTCATATCCCGCGACGCAGCGGGCAATGTAGCCCGGTCAGAGGATATGAGCTTCAGGACTCTCTCCCCGGACACCCGGCCGCCGAGTGTTAGCCTTAGGATCAACGGTGGAGCCAGGTACGCGAACAGCCGGATCCTTCAGCTCGAAGTATACGCCCAGGACGACCAACCAGGGCCGCTCGAGATGACCATCCGCGACGACGGGACTCCGTTCGGGTACTGGCGGCCTCACTCGGTCAACACAACCTGGCAGCTAACGGGGGCTGAGGGGAAGAGGACCGTGTATGTGCGCGTCCGCGACCAAGCTGGAAACGAGACACAGGCAGAGGCGAGTATCGTCCTTGATGTCACACCGCCTCAGATTAGCTGGGTCGAGGCCAAGACGGTCGGGCCTGACTCCGCGACGATCACCTGGTGGACTAATGAGTTCGCTGACTCGTGGGTGCTCTACGGGCCTCTGGCTCCCACCAGAACCTCGGGCTGGGGCGACAGAGAGCTTTCGCACTCTGTGACCATTACCGGTCTCAACCCGAACACGGTTTACTTCTTCAAGGTTCGCTCGACAGACGATGCGGGCAATACCGCCGAGTCCGCTGTGTCCACGTTCCGGACCCAGCAGCCGAGGGACACCACACCCCCGACGGGCAGCATCAGAATAAACGACAGCGCAAGATATACCCGGTCTACCCTGGTCAGCCTCACTCTCTCCGCCTCGGACGATTCCGGCGGAAGGATTGAGATGAGGCTTCGGGAGGACGTGGGCAACTGGACAGCGTGGCAGACCCTGGCGTCCAAGACCAACTTCAGGCTCACGCCCGGGGACGGAACGAGAACCATCTACGCTGAGTTTCGCGACCCGTCAGCTAACGTGAGCAGGACCTACTCGGCCTCGATAGTCCTGGATACGAGAGCGCCCAGGATTACGAACGTGAGGACGTCCGACGTCACCCGGAACTCAGCCACGATAACTTGGAACACTGATGAGCCCGCCACGTCCACGGTGGAGTACGGGCTGTCGGGCGCCTTGATGAGAGATACGGCCGGTGAGAAGTCCGTTACATCGGCGGAAGCCGCCACTGGGCCTGGAGATGTCGGGGCGAAAGTCATCATAGTCCCCGAGCTCCCGCCCTCGCAGCTCACGACGAATCACAGCGTGACACTGACCCGGCTCAACTCCGACACCACATACTATTATCAGGTTGTGTCGCGGGACGCGGCCGGAAACGTGGCGGTTTTGTCTGGTTTCTCGTTCACCACGGCTGGGGCGCCGCCGCCGCCGCCTCCGCCACCTGCAAAACCGCCGTCCACTCCGCCGGAGCCTCCGGTGTCTCCGCCGCCTCCACCGCCACCAGGTCCGCCGGTCAAGGTGAATTGGGCCCTGAGCTCGAATGGTGGGAGCGCCACGGCCTCGTCGTATGCGGCGGCACGCCCGGGAAGCCAGGCGAGGCCGGCGGCGTACGCGATCGACGGGAACAGGCAGACATACTGGGAGGCAGGCTCGCCGGGGAGCTCGCCGAACCAGTGGATCGAGATACGGTTCGCCAAGCCTCAGACGATCGGCTTCATAAGGACAGTCAGCGACATCGGACACTATGCGGTGGAAATGACTGTCCAGTACGATCGGGACGGGCAATGGGTCGATCTCGTTGACACGAAATCCAGGTTGGACCAGAACAAGTACAAGAAAACATCAGGGTCGACATTCATGTACGAGATCCCGTTCACGGCGGTCACAACCTCCGGAATCCGGATCATCGTGCACAGGGTGTCGAATCCGAGAGTGGCAGTCCAGTTCTCAGAGATCGAAGTATACACGAGCTCGGAATAGCGCAAATCAGACCCGAGATAGCATATTCCGACTGCCGCACCTCCGCCGGGTGCGGCAGTCGGATGTCTGGGAGGGGGCCCATACAGTTGAGTGACCTTCGCTATGATGTGGTCATCGTCGGAACCGGCCCGGCCGGGATCTTTGCAGCCCTTGAGCTCTCTGAGCGTGAGGACGTACGAGTCTTGATGATTGAAAAGGGACGGGACATGGACGGGCGAAAGTGTCCCGGTTCAGATGGGAAAGTGAAGTGTCTCCGGTGCGACCCGTGCGGTGTGGTATCCGGGTGGGGAGGGGCGGGTGCCTTCAGCGACGGGAAGCTTACCCTCTCCACCGATGTCGGGGGCATGCTCGAGAACTACGTGGGCAAGAGCGAGTTGCTCAGCCTCATTGACTACGTCGACGGGGTTTACCTGAAGTACGGAGCCCCAGAGACCGTGTACGGGGAGGAAGAGGACCAAGTGGCTGACATCCGTGACCGGGCCAAAGTCGCGGAGCTGACCCTGATTCCCGCCCGAATCCGCCATCTCGGCACCGGCCGCACACAGGCGATCCTCGAAAGGATGAAGAAGAGACTCGAAGGCCGCGTGGACATTGCGCTCAACACCTGCGTCACCCGCATCGTCGTGGAAGAACGGCGGGTCAGAGGTGTAGAAGTCTCCGGGGGTACGTTCATCCCCGCGACCTATGTCATCATAGCTCCGGGCAGGGAAGGATCGGCATGGCTTGTGGAACAAGCCGCCGGCATGGGCCTTCGCACCGCTATCAACCCCGTTGACATCGGGGTAAGGGTGGAGCTGCCTGCGGCGGTGATGGAGCACATAACGAGCGTAGTCTATGAGTCCAAATTCGTGTACTACTCACGGACCTTTGATGACAAGGTCCGGACCTTCTGTATGTGCCCTTACGGCGAGGTGGTCACCGAGAACAACGCGGGACTAGTCACGGTGAACGGTCACAGTCACGCAGAGAGAAAGACGGAGTACACCAACTTCGCTGTCCTGGTGAGCAAGACTTTCACTGAGCCATTCCGCGAGCCCACTCTGTATGGGAAGTACGTGGCGGGTCTCGCAAACCTTCTCGGCGGGGGTGTGCTGGTACAGAGGCTCGGCGACCTGATCGCTGGTCGCAGAACCAATGAGGAGAGGCTTCGCAAGTGCACGGTAACACCTACTCTCAAAGATGCTACGCCGGGAGATCTCAGTCTGGTCTTCCCGTACAGACATCTGGTGAGCATCATCGAGATGCTGCAGGCCATGGACAAGATCGCTCCCGGAGTGTATTCCAGAAACACACTTCTTTACGGTGTCGAAGTCAAGTTCTACTCCAACAGGTTCGAGCTTTCGAGGACACTCGAAACGACGGTCCGGAACCTGTTCGCAGCGGGCGACGGAGCGGGTGTGACTCGTGGCCTGATGCAGGCGTCAGCGTCAGGCGTTGTCGTAGCGCGGGAGATTCTCGCGCGAGTCGGGGGAGGGAAAGCGTAGGTGGCGGCAGTTCGCCTCAGAAAGGGCCGCGATGGGCGTGCTCGGGCGGGGCACCCTTGGGTGTACCAGGGAGAGGTCGCGGACATCCTGGGGGACCCGGCCGATGGAGAGATAGTGGATGTCGTGAGCAGCTCAGGACAGTTCATCGCCAGAGGGTACATCAACCGTGCATCACAGATCCTGGTCAGGTTGCTCACGTGGCGCGACGAGCCCATCGACGACGTCTGGTTTGGCGAAAGGCTTCGGTCCGCCGTCTACTACCGCGATCTGGTGGCGCCCGGTGCTCATTCGCTCCGGCTTGTGTTCGGAGAGGCAGACGGGCTGCCCGGGCTCATCGTGGACCGTTACGGCGACTGCCTCGTGTTCCAGACCCTCACCCTGGGCATGGAATGCCGTAAGCAGATGCTGGTCCAGAAGATGCTCGATCTCACTGGAGTCTCCCTCGCGTATGAACGGAACGACGTAAGGAGCCGTGAACTAGAAGGCCTTCCTCAGACGCGGGGTTTCCTCTCGGCGCAGTTCGACACCACGTTCGAGATCCGAGAGAACGATCTGTGCTTCCTCGTCGACATATCCGAAGGACAGAAGACTGGGTACTTCCTGGATCAGCGGGAGAACAGAAAGGCCATAGCCCCGTTCGTTCAGGGGGGCAGGGTGCTCGATTGCTTCTGCCACACAGGGAGTTTCGCAGTCCACGCTGCACGTTACGGGGCGAGCGAAGTAGTGGGCATCGACATCTCAGAGCCCGCGCTCGAGATCGCCCGGGCTAACGCCAGACGAAATGATTGCGGGAGAGTGTGCCGGTTCGAGGCCGCGAACGTCTTCGACTCTTTGCGGGCTATGTCGGACTCGAAAGACCCGGAGGACCGGTTTGATGTCGTGATCCTCGATCCACCCGCGTTCACCAAGAGCCGTGCCTCCGTCGAGGGCGCGCTTCGAGGGTACAAGGAGATCAACCTCCGAGCGTGCCGGTTGCTGAAACCTGGAGGATTCCTTATCACCTCTTCCTGTTCTCATCACGTGGACGAGCCAACGTTCATCTCCACTGTGGAGTCGGCGGTGAGGGACTCCGGGAGGCGCGCAAGGCTCGTTGAAGTGCGTACGCAAGCGAAAGATCACCCAATACTGCTTGGGGTCCCCGAGACTCGGTACCTCAAGTTCCTCATACTCCAGATTCTGTAGATGGCAGCTTCTTCAACGCCTACGTGGGGGGCGAATTCAAGGACCCGGTTGGGACTCTCGTCGCGAACGGCGAGTTTGTACATAAGGACGCCACGGGTGCTGTTGACGTCCGGTGTTCGCTCGGGGCGGAAGGCAACAAAGGTGGAGCATGCTAGGTTCTCGCAAATGAGGCTGGAAAACGGGTTGCACATATTTGGCGGTCGTGGTAGGATTGTGTTGGGTGTGAAAACGTTTGCAGAAACGTTTCCACAGGCATCGAGCGAGCGACGGCGAGGGAAGGCACTGTGTCGAGTATACATGATGTTGCCCAAGCCGCAGGGGTTTCCATAAGCACAGTCTCAAGGGTGCTGACGAACAGCGCCCCTGTTGCCTCCGAGACGCGCTCCCGCGTTCTCGAAGCGGTCTCCCGAGTGGGGTACAGACCGAACAGGATAGCGCGCGCTTTGAGGCGCGGCACAAGCCAGATGCTCGGGCTCGTCTTGCCCGATATTACCAACCCTTTCTTCACGGAGGTAGCTGCGGGGGTTCAGACCGCCGCCGAGAGGCACGGATACGCCGTCTTCTTGGCCGGGGCGGACGGAAGCCCCAAACGTCAGGCGAAGCTGATTCGAGCTCTTGCCGACAGGCAGGTAGACGGCATGATACTTTGCCCGGTCGACAATGCGGATCCGCTGTTCGACGCTGCAAGCTGCGACGATCACGGCGTGCGGTGCGTCCTGATAGACCGCGGACCAAGACGGTCGGGCAATGACGTAGTGACCTGCGACAACTACGGCGGAAGCCTCCGTCTTACCAGGCACTTGATAGAACTCGGCCACACCAGGCTGGGTTGCATCGCTGGCCCCAAAGGCCTCGGGGTGAGCCAGGATCGGGTTCGAGGGTTCCGCGATGCCATGCGAGAGTTCGGCCTTGCGGCGCCCGAAGGCAGCGTGTATCACGGCTCGTTCTCCGCGGCCGCCGGAGAGGAAGGCGCGGCTTCGATCCTGAGGGTCCATCCGGACACCACCGCTCTGTTCTGTCTGAGCGATTGGACCGCCCTGGGGGCGCTCGCGTACCTATCGAAGCACAGCATTCCTGTGCCTGGGCAGGTGTCGGTTGCCGGATTCGATAACATCCATATGTCGTCCTTGGTGCACCCGGCGCTCACAACAGTCGATCAACCTAAGCGTGAGATGGGGCAGGCCGCGGTCAGGCTCCTTCTCGAGCGCATCTCCGGCCGACGCGAGGCCCCCAAAGCGATCACCCTTCCAAGCACGGTCATACTGCGGGACTCAACAGGGCCTCCGCCTGTGAGCTAGTACTTTCGCCGCGCTTCGCGCTCAGGCCGGGACGGCGGGCACAGAAGGCCGCCCGGCATCGGGGGTGATGAGCAGTGACCGAGGAATGCGAGACTGAGGCTTCCCAACGGACGGTCACGTCGGACACGGCCCCGGAGTCGCAGTTCGCCCTCTGCATGTCCGGGATCGTCAAGTCCTTCCCCGGTGTCCTCGCTCTCGACCATGTCGACCTCACCGTGGGGCACTGCCAGATCCATGCGTTGGTGGGAGAGAACGGCGCCGGGAAATCCACGCTCATGAAAACGCTCGGCGGCATAATCCCACCCGATGCCGGGGAGATTCGTCTGTTCGGCAAGGTCGTACAGCCGAGGAGCCCACGGCACGCTCAACGCCTGGGGATCAGCATCATACACCAGGAGTTCAACCTCATTCCTGCTCTATCCGCCGCAGAGAACATCTTCTTCGGAGACCTGCCCCGCGGGTCTCTGCCTTTCAGTGTCAACTGGCGCGAATGCGTCCGCCGCGCAGAGCTGCTGCTCTCCTCATTGGGCGGGAGATTCCTAGCGACCACTCCAGTCCGCAAGCTGCGTGTCTCAGAGCGGCAGATTGTGGAGATTGCCCGGGCGCTCTCCTATAGAACCCGGATACTTGTTATGGACGAACCCACGGCTGCGCTCANNNNNNNNNNCATAGGCTCTTCGACCTCATGAAGCGACTCCGCGAGGATGGCGTGTCCATTGTCTACATATCGCACAAGCTGGACGAAGTCATGGAGATCGCGGATGAGATCACGGTCTTGCGAGACGGAAAGAACGCAGGTCGGATGAAGGCCTCCGAGGCCACGAGAGACCGTATCGTCTCCATGATGGTAGGCCGT from Bacillota bacterium includes:
- a CDS encoding LacI family transcriptional regulator, with translation MSSIHDVAQAAGVSISTVSRVLTNSAPVASETRSRVLEAVSRVGYRPNRIARALRRGTSQMLGLVLPDITNPFFTEVAAGVQTAAERHGYAVFLAGADGSPKRQAKLIRALADRQVDGMILCPVDNADPLFDAASCDDHGVRCVLIDRGPRRSGNDVVTCDNYGGSLRLTRHLIELGHTRLGCIAGPKGLGVSQDRVRGFRDAMREFGLAAPEGSVYHGSFSAAAGEEGAASILRVHPDTTALFCLSDWTALGALAYLSKHSIPVPGQVSVAGFDNIHMSSLVHPALTTVDQPKREMGQAAVRLLLERISGRREAPKAITLPSTVILRDSTGPPPVS
- a CDS encoding class I SAM-dependent rRNA methyltransferase; translation: MAAVRLRKGRDGRARAGHPWVYQGEVADILGDPADGEIVDVVSSSGQFIARGYINRASQILVRLLTWRDEPIDDVWFGERLRSAVYYRDLVAPGAHSLRLVFGEADGLPGLIVDRYGDCLVFQTLTLGMECRKQMLVQKMLDLTGVSLAYERNDVRSRELEGLPQTRGFLSAQFDTTFEIRENDLCFLVDISEGQKTGYFLDQRENRKAIAPFVQGGRVLDCFCHTGSFAVHAARYGASEVVGIDISEPALEIARANARRNDCGRVCRFEAANVFDSLRAMSDSKDPEDRFDVVILDPPAFTKSRASVEGALRGYKEINLRACRLLKPGGFLITSSCSHHVDEPTFISTVESAVRDSGRRARLVEVRTQAKDHPILLGVPETRYLKFLILQIL
- the asnS gene encoding asparagine--tRNA ligase; protein product: MGAWPEVWILESVRIRDIGQHEGGEVTVRGWLFNKRSSGRIHFLIIRDGTGFLQAVAVRGEMPDDQFELCGTITQESSVVVRGQVRADERAMGGYELSVTSVELIQMASDYPITKKEHGVDFLMDNRHLWIRSPKQHAALLVRHEVIRAAQDYLNENGFIRVDAPILTPSACEGTTTLFETDYFGEKAYLSQSGQLYNEATCLAFGRVYCFGPTFRAEKSKTRRHLIEFWMIEPEMAYADQEDNMAVQEEMVSFMVRRCLENRGRELRLLERDLSKLKNIKPPFPRISYDDAVALLRTEGREFQWGDDFGAPDETLISERFDRPVFVTGYPTKVKAFYMQPDPNRPETVLCADLLAPEGYGEIIGGSQRIHDPDLLAQRIREHCLPEAAYTWYTDLRRFGSVPHSGFGLGIERTVAWITGLEHVREMIPFPRLLNRIYP
- a CDS encoding fibronectin type III domain-containing protein is translated as MKTLARLVVFALVLATLVPATTGAQTSAYDYIVRGERFLGQGLADDAVREFTQALKLEPQNTRAHFGLGQGYELRSGIQGVLTYRLECMTEPAYVRAYGFPPLTDRGYQDIDQALASYGRALSPGQQVVGAYYRQGMLYFASGRADDARRALEQAVAAEPSNVAARVLLAYQYLEDGQASMASAQLDRARTAGGDPGNPLILAAMGVVEFRAGRFEAADQYFSQALARYDAPAYIEKFLGDARSALGRQAEALDAYRRAAYKDRTLTLTRDRLGNAYRLSGEAQAAMDAYTEASTANPNLLRAKFGLACAMLESGRAAAAGPVFADILTSLPEYGSDNALVLRAISEWRLGDPSRALATLQSALGLNPGNRVGQVYVSRLEAELRARGTFPTGVTTRSVTVAPIPDKPFSGVLINGGVQHTNSTQVRVAVYSPIPNVSFSNDGVTWSPWYSKPGEYCEFSWNLTPGDGVKQVQVKFRDYWGFVTRGESGTITLDSTPASVSIGVSDAPGANPYFRDRVRVTLSATDPSGIAGFWLSFDGAEWRWFDWYSHDFVVALPSTGASRIFLSVVDGAGNHASAEAAIPPAAPLDTVPPEGGIAVAGGTAAINSPYVTAALWARDNVPGQLEMSFSTDGRTYGPWEAFAATKYIQLPPGDDTKNVYVRFRDAAGNVSQAYVASIVLDTRAPRIYNVQVTAVGTTSAAVSWSTDELADSAVEFWATGSPDRVSGTDVTGVHTISLAGLRPGTTYGFRVISRDAAGNVARSEDMSFRTLSPDTRPPSVSLRINGGARYANSRILQLEVYAQDDQPGPLEMTIRDDGTPFGYWRPHSVNTTWQLTGAEGKRTVYVRVRDQAGNETQAEASIVLDVTPPQISWVEAKTVGPDSATITWWTNEFADSWVLYGPLAPTRTSGWGDRELSHSVTITGLNPNTVYFFKVRSTDDAGNTAESAVSTFRTQQPRDTTPPTGSIRINDSARYTRSTLVSLTLSASDDSGGRIEMRLREDVGNWTAWQTLASKTNFRLTPGDGTRTIYAEFRDPSANVSRTYSASIVLDTRAPRITNVRTSDVTRNSATITWNTDEPATSTVEYGLSGALMRDTAGEKSVTSAEAATGPGDVGAKVIIVPELPPSQLTTNHSVTLTRLNSDTTYYYQVVSRDAAGNVAVLSGFSFTTAGAPPPPPPPPAKPPSTPPEPPVSPPPPPPPGPPVKVNWALSSNGGSATASSYAAARPGSQARPAAYAIDGNRQTYWEAGSPGSSPNQWIEIRFAKPQTIGFIRTVSDIGHYAVEMTVQYDRDGQWVDLVDTKSRLDQNKYKKTSGSTFMYEIPFTAVTTSGIRIIVHRVSNPRVAVQFSEIEVYTSSE
- a CDS encoding ATP-binding cassette domain-containing protein — protein: MTEECETEASQRTVTSDTAPESQFALCMSGIVKSFPGVLALDHVDLTVGHCQIHALVGENGAGKSTLMKTLGGIIPPDAGEIRLFGKVVQPRSPRHAQRLGISIIHQEFNLIPALSAAENIFFGDLPRGSLPFSVNWRECVRRAELLLSSLGGRFLATTPVRKLRVSERQIVEIARALSYRTRILVMDEPTAAL
- a CDS encoding FAD-binding protein yields the protein MSDLRYDVVIVGTGPAGIFAALELSEREDVRVLMIEKGRDMDGRKCPGSDGKVKCLRCDPCGVVSGWGGAGAFSDGKLTLSTDVGGMLENYVGKSELLSLIDYVDGVYLKYGAPETVYGEEEDQVADIRDRAKVAELTLIPARIRHLGTGRTQAILERMKKRLEGRVDIALNTCVTRIVVEERRVRGVEVSGGTFIPATYVIIAPGREGSAWLVEQAAGMGLRTAINPVDIGVRVELPAAVMEHITSVVYESKFVYYSRTFDDKVRTFCMCPYGEVVTENNAGLVTVNGHSHAERKTEYTNFAVLVSKTFTEPFREPTLYGKYVAGLANLLGGGVLVQRLGDLIAGRRTNEERLRKCTVTPTLKDATPGDLSLVFPYRHLVSIIEMLQAMDKIAPGVYSRNTLLYGVEVKFYSNRFELSRTLETTVRNLFAAGDGAGVTRGLMQASASGVVVAREILARVGGGKA